From Daphnia magna isolate NIES linkage group LG2, ASM2063170v1.1, whole genome shotgun sequence:
ATTCATCGCGAAGAAATGATTATCTTCATGGAATTCTGTCCGGAGGGGACTTTGGAAAATTTGGTTGCTTCGACCGAAACAGGCTTACCTGAAGAACTCATTCGACGTTTCACTCGCCAACTTCTCGAGGCCGTCACCGTCTTGCACGAAAATGGAATCGTGCATAGAGACATTAAAGGTACAATTGCCGACGTTCGCCATGACGAATAAATGCGAGTTAATCTGTAACTTGTATTTAGGAGCCAACATTTTCCTTACTGACGTTGGAAACTGCTTGAAATTGGGCGATTTTGGTTGTGCCGCCAAAATTAAATCACAAACGACTATGTTCGGTGAGCTTCAGGGCTTTGTTGGCACTCAAGGTAAACGAATTTGATACAGCCCTATGAATGGCAAGATTAATCGTTATAATGTGGGTTTGCTTAGCGTTTATGGCTCCAGAGGTTTTTATGCATACGATGACGGAGGGCCACGGGCGTGCAGCAGACATCTGGAGCGTGGGCTGTGTCGTCATAGAAATGGCGACAGGAAAAGTAATACGATTCAACAAGGATATTCGGAAAACCCATCATCGTATATTTTACACATTTGCAGAGACCGTGGTACGAGCTAGAATCCAATTATGCTATTATGTTCAAAGTTGGTATGGGGGAAGTCCCTTCCCGCGCCACCTACGCTTAGTGAGGAAGGCCAAGCGTTTCTTTCCCATGTTCTCCAGCACGATCCAAAGCAGAGAGAAACCGCAGCCAATTTGCTTGAACACAATTTTCTAAAAGTAAGTGAAACATCTTTTGTTAGCGGTGCCTGTTGCCTACCAccatagtttttcttttttatcttcataAATTGTTGTTACCAGGTATATCAGGAGGACGACCCTTCCTACTCTGCAGTGACTCATCATCTGGTTTCTAGTTTAGCGAAACGTTAATGGTGCAACCTGCAATTCTTAAAAACAGAGTTGTGATTTTGTGAACAACAGAAgttccttgttttgtttacattcCTCATATTCTATTCATTCTGACACCTCTTAAATATTTTGTCAGTTATTGGTCATTAAACTTGGATAGCGTATCTGTCCAATCCAATCTCTTACGTAACAAGAGCAATACAAACGAATTAGCTAAACTGCAAGTAATCGTTTAACATTTACcggttttgtttaatttttgggttttgtttACCGTATTTTAGTTTTGCGACCGCCATACAGTATACATTACTTATAAAGGACAAGTAATTCAGATTTTTACCAACTGGCTGCTCGAGTTGATCGATCGATAGAGATTCTTCTAACGGAGTAGACAATAAACATtgtatattattattattaatattttaataacCATTCTACTAGCTAACACATCATAATCGGTCCAACTATCTGGGTTCTGAGGTTGTGAACCTGCAAAATTATGAGCGATGGAGTTTTTCCGCGAACAATTCTTATCATGGTGGTGACCATGGGCTGCCCACATAAATGTGCCAACAAACAACGCATTTGGCCGTATCACAACTAAAGTTTTGTCAAAATTCGCACGCAAAAACAATGCGAACCCAAACGTGACATTCACAAAATATTTCACTGGCCAAAGTTTTTGGCTGTTACGTCATCCAATGCCTAATAAGCTAAAACATGAAGTATCCAGGAGTAGTCAGCTAGTCACGCTGCAAAACAAGTTGATCTACGCGTGTTACCGTCCAAAGATGGCGTTGCGGCTATTCGGTACAAAAACGCCAGTACGGTCCGCTATTTGACATGTCAGTAAACTAGCGCTTGTCAAATACCGAAGCATACTGGTGATTTCGTACGAAACAGCCGCAGCTCAAGCTCTCTCGTGCAATGGTCCTGTTATACTTCATTGGCTAAACCAAAAACCATGCAAAAACTGTGAATCTCGCGTTTCGCGCCTCAAAAGAAGCTGCCATCTAGCGTAATTTTATTAACGTGTACCTCTGCAAGCAGTTAGTAGCGTCTGCAAGCACTTGTCCAAACTCCAAACGAACTCTGAACGTGTCTGTTAAAACGTGTTTCCACTTGTTTCTTCACAAAATATCGTCAAATTGGTATCTTCATCTGTAGAAATGTCTAAAAGGCGCATTGAAGTCGATGACAAGCTCAGTAAAAAATCGTAAGTTTTAGTTACCATAGCACGCTTTGGAGAGAAATCCATAATTTTATCATTCTACAATGCACAAGCATGGTGCAGTTTAGCATCTTAAACAGaatcatttttcatttgcttaaaaacgattttcttttcgttgtaGTCGAGCATCTGGTGAAAGGAATAGGGATAATGACGTTGATAAGGAAAAGTAAGCCGTGTGTTTgtatattttttaagtttaagcCATTGTTCTTatggttttttatttgttcataCAAGTCTTTTTGTTGTGTTACAAAATTCTTTTCAACAATCTTTTTTTCTAGGAATGTTATAGAAACAAAGCCCAACATTTCTTCGGCAACAACTGTACCAGCAGCCAAGCCAGGACTAACATTAAATCCACTTACAGGTCTACCCTACACACAGAAGTATGTGTCATCTAcaagatatttttttaaattttgttactattttgttaattCTTAAACCTCTGTTAGGTACTATGACATTTATCGGAAACGGATTGCACTTCCTGTGTGGGAATATAGAGACAAGTTTTTCGAGTTGTTGGAAAACAATCAAACTATAGTTTTAGTTGGTGAAACAGGATCAGGAAAAACTACTCAAATTCCTCAATGGTAAGCAACTATTACATTCTAATAGACCCATATTTTAACTAATTTTGATTTCTGACAGGTCTGCTGAGTTTACTCGGAAATTAGGAGTAAAAAAAGGAGTTGCTTGTACTCAACCACGCCGAGTTGCTGCAATGTActagatttttttgttctgaAGCACCATTTCTGACAATTTttaccatttttgttttcattctaGGTCCGTGGCTCAACGTGTTGCCGACGAAATGGACGTTGTTTTGGGACAAGAAGTTGGTTACAGCATCCGTTTCGAAGATTGCTCCTCACCTAAAACTATACTCAAGTACTGAAAATTTGTGcgttcaaaattttatttctaaacataattttgtgtatttttaGGTACATGACCGACGGTATGTTGTTGCGTGAGGCTATGTCAGATCCGCTGTTAGACTCATACCAAATTGTCTTATTGGATGAAGCTCATGAGCGCACACTTGCCACCGACATTCTTATGGGTGTTTTAAAGGAAGTCATTAAACAGCGCCATGATCTAAAATTAGTTATCATGTCTGCAACACTCGACGCGGGAAAGTTTCAGTCTTATTTCGACAACGCCCCACTGATGAATGTTCCCGGTCGGACACATCCCGTTGAAATCTTTTACACACCAGAACCCGAACGGGACTATCTTGAGGCTGCTATTCGCACGGTTATGCAGATTCATATGTGTGAAGATATCGTTGGTGATGTTCTTCTGTTCCTTACTGGTCAAGAGGTTAGCATTTGATGATGTGAGATATTTGATCAATTGTTACATGTGTTTTTATGCCGTGCAGGAAATCGATGAAGCGTGTAAGCGGTTGAAACGTGAAATTGACAACCTGGGACCTGAAGTAGGAGAAATGAAATGTATTCCTTTGTATTCCACGTTGCCCCCAAATTTACAGCAAAGGATTTTCGAGTCAGCTCCACCAGTCAGACCCAATGGTGCCATCGGTCGTAAAGTGGTTATTAGCACGAATATTGCCGAGACCTCTCTTACTATTGATGGCGTTGTTTTCGTTATTGACCCTGGTTTTGCTAAACAGAAGGTAAAATTCAAACTCTTTTAGaataattagtctttttaacaCTATATTGGTGGTTGCTTTATCAGGTGTATAATCCTCGCATCCGCGTTGAGTCCCTACTGGTTTCTCCCATCAGCAAAGCATCAGCCCAACAACGTGCCGGTCGTGCCGGTCGTACTCGACCAGGAAAGTGTTTCCGTCTATACACCGAGAAGGCATACAAACAAGAGATGCAAGATAACACATATCCAGAAATTCTACGCTCTAACTTGGGATCCGTCGTGATTAATCTGAAAAAATTGGGCATCGACGATTTAGtccattttgattttatgGATCCTCCAGGTGCTATTTTCTAGTTTTAGCACTCTCTATATGGCTCTAACGTTTAAAAATCTACAGCTCCTGAGACTTTGATGAGAGCGCTGGAGTTACTGAATTATCTTGGAGCTTTGGATGACGATGGTAATATGACGGAACTGGGAGCTATCATGGCGGAATTTCCTTTAGATCCTCAACTGGCCAAAATGTTGATTGCCTCTACCGAATTCAATTGCTCCAACGAAATTCTTTCTATTACTGCTATGCTTTCCGGTAAGGCGTAATTGAATTTATGTATCTTTCTATAATTTTATGCCAATTGAACTTTCATAACTGGAGGTCATAGGGTAGCTTGCTTAGCATTATCTGTTGTTTCGTTTTAATCGTGGTGTCAGTGGGTTTGAGTTGTTCCTTCTAGGACGAAGGACACTAACGTACTCTCCCAGTCACCGAGTGTGGACACTTTAGGGGTATAGAAAGGAGTAGAAAGGATAGGCTCTTTTATTGTATCCTCTTGCTAGGTGAACAGAACTAAACATGAAGGCGGGACGCGCGGGCTTCCCATTTTTTGGTCTCCTTGAAATGTGGGGCCCCACTTccgtctctttctctttttctctccaaTTTTTTGCCATCACTTCACTTTCTGGATTGCTCTACATTGCCGACATCTGGATGCAGTCCCACAAGTCTTCATGCGCCCCCTGGAAGCAAAGAAAGCTGCGGATGAAGCTAAGATGCGCTTTGCGCACATCGACGGTGATCATTTAACTATGTTGAACGTCTATCACGCATTTAAACAGAACATGGAAGACCCACAGGTACTATTTTAGTCCGTTTTCTCAAACCAATTGATAATAtaattcgtttttttccccagtGGTGTTACGATAATTTTGTAAATTACCGTTCAATGAAATCGGCAGACAATGTGCGGCAACAACTTTCCCGCATAATGGATCGTTTCAATCTAAAGCGAACTTCCACGGAGTTCACCTCAAAAGACTACTATGTTCAATATTCGGAAAGCGCTCATTAGCGGTTTTTTCATGCAGGTAGAAagaaatttctattttttccgATCAACAATGATTTTACTGAAGTTTTGTTCGTTTTACTTAGATTGCCCATTTGGAACGCACAGGACACTACCAGACTATAAAAGATAACCAAGTTGTACAATTACACCCTTCTACGTGTTTAGACCACAAACCGGAGTGGGTTATTTACAACGAATTTGTTTTGACCACTAAAAATTATATACGAACCTGCACCGATGTCAAACGTGAGTCAGAGGACAATGTATTCGtccaattttgacaaagtttATAATCATTTTTCCTCACAGCGGAATGGCTGATTAAGGTTGCCCCGTCTTATTACGATATGAGTAACTTTCCGGAAGGTCCGGCAAAAAGACAACTTGAACAGATTATCAACCGCCTCGAGAGTCGGGAATATCGCAATTGAAAGGTAGGtgatgatttattttttttttttgtggttcaTAAAACTAAGATCCAGTTATTTTTACAAGGTTTACAAAACTATCTGTAAAATCGACTGGCCATCAGTTTCCATTCACTGAATAGGGGAAGACATTCCGGCTTCTTTCACCAAGATCAGTGACCGCTTATTctaataattaattttgaaacaaagCAGTCGAGTATAATACTTGTAATCTTGAATGAAACATGCCCATGTTGGATTGATGTTAAACCCTGAAATGCTGAAATGACACAATATATGTGGTGTCATTTCTTCCAGTTTAAGTTTTCAGCCCACTGGGCTTTTCGTAAATATTTTATGATTAGTTTTTCGTGAATTGTTCGGTTAGGGCAACTAATTTCGCCATGAacttagcttcttcttcttttgttgagCGCGTCCACGCCAATGGTAAGTGAGTTGGTACAGGATGGCgatctgtaagaaaaaaattacgacATAATTAACAACTGCCTTTAATCGGATTCTTTCTCCATCACAGCGACTTTCACTTGCTTCTAACTACCCAACATATTGTACTGTTAATCCCTTTACGTCCCAAAAGTTTGCATCTCTTTAAGTCTATCATTAATAGACTCACCCTCAAAAAACAAACCAGATGGGAATTGTAAAGCCGCTTCAGATATAGCCAGCCAGCTTGCCGTGTCAGCTCCCTTGCTCTGCGGTGCGAAGACGGTCTTTCATTTTCTCATAGAACTCTGGCATCGAGGATCGAACCGCCGGAGTCTAAGAACATAAAAATatatgaattaaaatttttttggatttgttaaaaaaataatagtgaTTACATCAGCCCACCTACattcgaaaaaagaaagaattagTAACgtgatttttaaaacaactggtaaatttttattaaaaaaagaatacccTGGATGCATCGCCGAAAAATGAATATTTGGATACTGTTTGGCATACTGCTCCGTCATTACCACCTAAACAATTCCAAAGAGTGATAATAAACCCCATTACAGAAGTACCACACATTCATTGGTTCCAACCTGCTGTCGTTTGTTTTGAGCGTAGGCCATGGTTCcatcaaatttcttttccttttctaattGCCAATCATCGACATTCAGCTTTTGAACCAGCATCCCACCACTGGATACAATTATCACTCGGGGTTGCTGAGCTCTAATTGAAACCATAATTATTATACACAAATCTCTTATATTAATGTCTTTTGATTTTATACTTGGATAACAGAGGAATAAGGGATGTTGTTAGCAAATGGGTCCCTAAAGTATttgttgcaaaatttttttcatttccattgCTATCTATTTCTCTGTTGTTTATCATACAGCCAGCATTGTTCACCTGTTACCCAAATATGTAAGTACAACAATCTACAAACTACTATTATCATAGCTTACTAAAACATTCAATTCCGTTCCACTTTCAACAAACCTCCTACCAAATTCAACCACACTTTTGGAATCAGAAAGATCAAGTGAATGAATATGGATATTCTGAAAAGAATACATGTTTATGATGTATAAATTTAACTTGATCTTACAAGATGAAAATAACTTACATTGTTCCCTGATGCTTTTTGAATTTCGGTCTGTGCTTCTTGTGCGGTTTTTTTATTACGGCATACAAGATGTATGGTTCCTCCTCTCTTGGCTATGTCTAAAGCAATACATTTTCCAATGCCACTGTTGCCACCGGTAATCATGTACGACTTTCCTGAACAATCAACATTCAGATCGAGGTCTGCAGGGTTAAAATTCTTACTAGCTGACTCATATCCCCCTCtaaaattaagtttaaaaacacataaatattatatatacaaacacaaaacacatTTAGGTGTTAGAAAACATTCTTACTTGGTATAATCCCTCAATCCTCTGGCAAACCATACGGCGTTCCTATAGAACGACATTTAAAGAATTTTTCAGATTTTAGTGATGTGAGAGTGAAGATGATTCCTTCCAATTCTGTAGCAAATTCTAAAACTGAGATCCCCTAAAAGATAGCGAGCATTATGTAATGAAATGTCAGCAAGACCCAGATAACAAATAACAACTTGattacacaaaaaaacaaaaataaataataaaaaactccGATCTACCGACCGATAGACGAGTTACAGAAAAGACATCTAGTGGTTGAAAATTCAACTACTTAACGAATTTAGTCATCCTTAATTGCTATGTGATTATGGGCGTGAGTGAGTTTACACATTTGTTACGTTCCCTACATTTTGTATTTCaaaggattaaaaaaaaaaaaaagtggtatGCTATTTTTAATTGAGTTAAT
This genomic window contains:
- the LOC116917028 gene encoding LOW QUALITY PROTEIN: putative pre-mRNA-splicing factor ATP-dependent RNA helicase PRP1 (The sequence of the model RefSeq protein was modified relative to this genomic sequence to represent the inferred CDS: deleted 1 base in 1 codon) → MSKRRIEVDDKLSKKSRASGERNRDNDVDKEKNVIETKPNISSATTVPAAKPGLTLNPLTGLPYTQKYYDIYRKRIALPVWEYRDKFFELLENNQTIVLVGETGSGKTTQIPQWSAEFTRKLGVKKGVACTQPRRVAAMSVAQRVADEMDVVLGQEVGYSIRFEDCSSPKTILKYMTDGMLLREAMSDPLLDSYQIVLLDEAHERTLATDILMGVLKEVIKQRHDLKLVIMSATLDAGKFQSYFDNAPLMNVPGRTHPVEIFYTPEPERDYLEAAIRTVMQIHMCEDIVGDVLLFLTGQEEIDEACKRLKREIDNLGPEVGEMKCIPLYSTLPPNLQQRIFESAPPVRPNGAIGRKVVISTNIAETSLTIDGVVFVIDPGFAKQKVYNPRIRVESLLVSPISKASAQQRAGRAGRTRPGKCFRLYTEKAYKQEMQDNTYPEILRSNLGSVVINLKKLGIDDLVHFDFMDPPAPETLMRALELLNYLGALDDDGNMTELGAIMAEFPLDPQLAKMLIASTEFNCSNEILSITAMLSVPQVFMRPLEAKKAADEAKMRFAHIDGDHLTMLNVYHAFKQNMEDPQWCYDNFVNYRSMKSADNVRQQLSRIMDRFNLKRTSTEFTSKDYYVNIRKALISGFFMQIAHLERTGHYQTIKDNQVVQLHPSTCLDHKPEWVIYNEFVLTTKNYIRTCTDVKPEWLIKVAPSYYDMSNFPEGPAKRQLEQIINRLESREYRN
- the LOC116915322 gene encoding LOW QUALITY PROTEIN: dehydrogenase/reductase SDR family member 12 (The sequence of the model RefSeq protein was modified relative to this genomic sequence to represent the inferred CDS: deleted 1 base in 1 codon), with the translated sequence MSFYRNAVWFARGLRDYTKGGYESASKNFNPADLDLNVDCSGKSYMITGGNSGIGKCIALDIAKRGGTIHLVCRNKKTAQEAQTEIQKASGNNNIHIHSLDLSDSKSVVEFGRRFVESGTELNVLVNNAGCMINNREIDSNGNEKNFATNTLGTHLLTTSLIPLLSKAQQPRVIIVSSGGMLVQKLNVDDWQLEKEKKFDGTMAYAQNKRQQVVMTEQYAKQYPNIHFSAMHPGWADTPAVRSSMPEFYEKMKDRLRTAEQGADTASWLAISEAALQFPSGLFFEDRHPVPTHLPLAWTRSTKEEEAKFMAKLVALTEQFTKN